The Nitrosomonas communis genome has a segment encoding these proteins:
- a CDS encoding DUF3309 family protein, which produces MTLGTILLIILILILLGVIPTWPYSRGWGYAPSGILGLVLLILVILMLMGRI; this is translated from the coding sequence ATGACATTAGGAACAATACTACTGATCATTCTGATTCTGATCCTGCTCGGTGTGATTCCAACATGGCCCTACAGCAGGGGGTGGGGTTACGCCCCCAGCGGCATTCTCGGGTTAGTGTTGCTGATCTTGGTCATTCTGATGCTGATGGGCCGAATATAG